The stretch of DNA aaataaccatttagaaaagctgttttgacatccatttgaaaaagtttgatgtctttgtgagccgcaaaagctaatAGCATAcgtatggcctcaagcctagctaccggtgtgaaggtttcattataatcaatacattcttgttgtttaaatccttgcaccactagtctaactttattccttacgatattacccgaatcatcaagcttattgcaaAGACCCATTTAGTACCAATCACGGTACAATCAATAGGTCTCGGCACAAGATGTCATACCTCATTCCTTTTGAATTGATTAAGTTCCTCTTGCATTTTCATCACCCAACTCGGATCTTCAAGTGCTATGGTGATGTTCTCAAgttcaatttgtgagaggaacGCATGAAATGCAAAGAAATTGTTTAGGGACGATCTTGTTTTCCTTCCCGAATTCAAGTCACTGGTGTCAAGTTTGAAGGGGTTGAGATTTttggtgtttccacttctttggtacGATTAAGGATGGTGAGGCTTCTTGGGGTTCTGAAATAACAGTAACATCAACTATTGCTTCTGGTTCATTTTGTGTTTGAGGGTTTATTTTAGTTTGTTCATCTTGTTCAATTGTTCCCTCATTCCCCTTGGATGTCGTAGCCTCATTTTGTGGTGTAAGTGTGTAacacccgtccttttagggacccgttgaccgaccttgggggcATGTGATAGCCTTTAGGAATACGTGCAAGAGTTGCCTTGTGTCGTGTTTGGCTTTGGggatgtgtggtactcgatagagtagaggctactcgatcgagtagcttgggtactcgatcgagtaggggccactcgatcgagtaagttagttactagatcgagtagcatctttccagcgagggtttataTTCGTGTTTTgttagaatcgcaaatcattttccgcctctttccttcagacctagatgtcgcctccctcctttcccttcaccataattccttccatAGGAGCCTTAGAGGATGCTAGTGCCTTGAGGATGAGTTGCttaagtcgggtagcggtcttaacgccgatatgctatgcgtaggtatgtcatcattatctttgtcattgttgttccttgtaggattGTGATGGTAGTAATAGGCTGTGTTATGCGATTTATATAGgggttgcttgcttggttgatgtcatgtgattgatcAATGAAttgctgcggttggctaaaggtaggttcgcctactcagtttctgttggttgtctagtatgacggttgtattgttgttgtgtcAGTATGGCTGATAGTGTAAGGTAATCGATTGGTGTGTGTTGTTTCTTTGGTTGTTGTCGTAGTGCAGCTGTTTGTGActgattgtctatggttctcgaggtgcgtcctcggctgagtggagtcacttgcgggagtggcttcacgccttagttttgccctccgtggaacccgccacgggaggggatgtgcacattaatgggataggatTATCGCTCagtgtgatgagcggggcttaggtgggaacggctgcggtcccccactggcaaggctggtccagtggacagtcggtgatggtgatTGATTGGAGGAGATATGGCtcatatgtttattgttatttctgTATTGTTGTGACAGTGGTTGGTGTGTTTCTTCAGTTATTggccttgtgtggttgtttcttgtttgtttttgttgtgtctgtcgtgatcccttatggtgagcagtcggtcctAGCAGGTGTGGTCTTGGATGGTAGCTAGAGTCTTGGCgagatgagtcttcacgagtaatTACGGAAGTAGTTTATGTAGTCTTGACGAGATGTATCTTTTGTTTTAGTAGTTTGGttatatcacttgtaaaataattataaatgttcttttatcgacctttggtgattactttcctcgggcaaccgagatagtgatgtccttatatgctagggaatgtcttattaaggctccttggtatatgggggtgtcacaaagtggtatcagagcgacgattttggaacctgtaacaaatgagcctaatgaacgtagtgagtctaataaaatgaacctggtgtatgtatattgggagccccaactgatgctagattttgggtgagtaggcgtcCTCATTttaaaatcatggccccattgtgcttaagtCAGTCACTGGGTATTGGAATGTTGAGTCGGCAATTATGTGCCTAATGTGTATAGTGATCATACTAGAATCATTCGTGGCAAAAGTTTCTGTTAAAGTTAGCATGTGTGAAATAGTTATGCTAGAATCTTATATGATGAAGTTCCTAATGGAGCTAATATGTgtgtgatgataatgagaaacGTGAAAGTTTGTACATGAATAGAAGTGTGTGTGAAAGAGTAGAAGTGCGGGGTAGTGTATAGAATGTGGTGATGGTCGTGGTTACTTCAAATAGTTGGTAAAGGTAGTTCCTATAGGAGTTTATAagtcttataataataataataataataataataataataataattgaggctcggggggatcgggtggggctttctatgctgctggttgatttccagaatgcgttcaaccttgttgaccgctCGACCATGCTCAtggaggtccgccgtcgttgcccggctctctcccgttgggtggagttttgttattccagcccggcccgccttttctatggggagcactgcttgtggtcttgtcagggtgttcagcagggtgatccgttggggcctttgcttttcgcgttggttttgcatcccttggcttgcaagatccgggacacttttgacctcacctTACAGGcctggtacttagatgatggcaccattgtgggcgatactttggaggtggggaaggtcttggacttgattaggttggatggccccctttttggattgcatcttaatgtctccaagacggaggtcttctggcctgttgaggatccgcGGAGTCGGCTGCcgggggttttccccacttctatttctcgacCATTGCGTGGGGTTACAGTTTTGGGAGGACCTGTTAGTACCTGCCATgattttagcagtgagattgtggcgacgagagtaactaagaccattgagctaatggacttggttgcgaggattgaggacccgcaatgtgagttgcttcttctgcGGGCTTGTACTGGTATCTCTAAGCTTTACTTCTCctttcgtacttgctcccccgatgtttttgggtctgtccatcttccttttgacgccgctcttcgttctagcttggaacgtattgtcaccgcatctgggccgggttttggggattggcagtggcgccttgccaCATTCCCTTTCCATCATGGTgggcttggtgtctatgcggcgggagatgttttattctatgcttttattgcgtctcGTTTGCGGTCTGTTTGGTTTgcgggctaagctcctcggcccttctggtattaTGGCTGCCTGGCCcggcttttgatgatgccgcgcatgTGTTTATGTGTCTACGGGTTCTGGTGTTTTaagtcaccctagtgaaattgctgcccccaaacttatgaagaaattgcgtACATTTATTTCACGAAGGTTCTTCTTTGCCTCGTAGTCTGTCTTCTCTTTGACACCGCGCCACTTGCTTTATGGCGATCTCGGCAGGGGtcctcactcctctgattggttacgtgctgttcctatctcagggttggggcagactatgaacgggaggacttaccgttgtgtgttggggtatcgtctgggtatTCCGTTTTTCGCGGtgtctaggccctgtcctgcatgctctcgggtttttgccgGGGATGTTTTTGgagaccacgctgtttcttgtactggtgcTGTGggtgttaaacatcggcataaccttgtccgggacactctttacGACATCTCGCCATAGGTCCGGTATTCtgcgggaaggaggttgatatcggtttggttgatggacatggtggctctcttcgtccggggatttattgctttattcttgggacggggacgtgatgtgtgcgtcgaccgacaGTTCTTCCCCCTTGACTCGACTGGGTTGACATTTTTGTGCTTGGGCCGGGTTGTCGtcgatgctgctcagcgaaagtgtgccaagtatagggatttgtgcgcggtagcgggctatggcttccttcctttctctttctcttcactgggggagctgggttcggatgcggTTGCTTTGCTCAAGCGggtccagaaattctcggtatctcaggatgcgggggctcgggtgaccgcttacatttttactagacttagctttgctattgctaagggtgtgggagcccagattgtttctcggctccccaccaatttcatgtaaacttcaaTCTTTATCTTAATGAAAGCTGCGtgcattttataataataataataataataataataataataataataataataataataataataataataataataataataataataataataataataataataataataataataataataataataataataataataataataataataataataataataataataataataataataataataattttaggGAGCTCATTCTGAATGCTACTGGATTTAGTATGGGGGCTTTCCCTTTCAGATATCTTGGTCTTCCCCTTTTTAATGCTAGAATTACTCAAGATATGTATCAACCTTTGTTGGACAAAATCAAAGCTAGGATTATGAACTGGGCTAATCATTGTCTGAGCTATGCAGGGAAGGCTCTTCTTGTGAACTCAGTCATCTTTGGTCTTCATAATTTTTGGGGGGCTAGTGTGTTGCTTCCAAAAGGCATTGCTAAAAGAATTATCAAGCTATGCAAGGATTTCTTTTGGGGGGTTGCTGAAGGAACTAGAAGGCATGTCTTCCTCAAGTGGCAGTTGCTATGCTCCCCAAAATTAGAGGGGGGGATAGGTATTAAAGAGGTCCTTAGCTGGAATTGTGCTCAAATGATGAAATGGGTTTGGAAACTCTTTCATAGGCCCCATTGTATCTGGGCTAAATGGATTTCTACTTATGTCCTGAAAGGAGCTTGTGTTTGGGATGCTCAACAGACAGTTTCTAATTCCTGGTACTGGAATAATGTTCTTAAAATGAAAAATCTTCTTCTGGAAATTGCAGGCTCTCCATCTCAGGCTCTCCTCTTGCTTGATGCCTGTACTGTTCAGACGAGGTATAGCACAGATACCATGTATGGACATATTAGGGCTAGGAGGCAAAAAGTTTATTGGGCTCCTCTGATTCATGGGAAAGGATGCAACCCCAAGCATTCTGTTACTGGAGTGATGGTTATGCAGGATGGACTGCCTACTGTGGACAAATTGATTTCAAGAGGAATGTGCTTTGTCAATAGATGTGCTCTTTGTGAAAGGAGTTGTGAGGATATCCCCCACTTATTTTTCAATTGTGAATTCTCCAAGCAAGTACTGAATGCTGTAGGCTCTTGGGTTCTGATGCCGTTGGAATCTTTTTCTCTGGACTCTCTTATGCAGGCTGTTCTTCCTACTCGCAGTAATGTTATGGTTCATACTAGTCTGCTGGCCACTATCTACTATTTATGGAAGGAACGGAATGACAGGATTTTTAAGGGGTCTAAGTCTACTGTGGAAACTTTAAGTATTGTCATTAGGAAAGTTGTAACTTTACGTTTGTACGGTTCTACTTTCTCTTAGGTTTCTTTCTCGGTTTTTCTGttctttttttttatctttcttaGGGGACTTCTTTGGTCTCCTTTGTAGGAAAGAGTGGCATGGATCTTGTACTCATATTTTTTCATGAAATAAAAAAGATCCAAAACTTTtctgcgaaaaaaaaaaaaataaaataaaaaataaaaaataataaaaaaaaaataaaaaaaaaaataataataataataataataataataataataataataataataatagttaaaaAGTTGTGGATTTGTGCTGATAATTCTCAGAATAATAATGGATGAATGTGGCATATGATTGGCTAAAAGCTTCCGCTTGTGACATGATTAATTTGAGTAGACTAATTTGTTTATGTTGAGGCATAGTTACATTGCTAGTAGACTCGGATGATACATGATAATTTAATGTTAAATGAGTGCTTAGAGTAATATGGTTATAAGTTCCATTAATGAAGTTATAGACAAAGGATTAGACATGAAATAATGTGTTAAAGGTATGCGTGAATGGTTTAATAGTGTGGTAAATCGTTTTGTGTGATGTTCGCTATAGAATGGAGTGATATATATCGTGGTTGGGTAAAACCGTTGCGTTACATTTGAATGGTAATAATGTGCTGTGAATGATTATAGTAACCTGTGACGATTTCCGAatttggtttggaatcgacacgtgttgttgttttgcaggaatcttagTAAATCTCGTAATTCCGACCATGTACCTAACCTTGCTTGACCGAAtatgagtgcctactagaccgagtagacctcattcgatctagttaggaagctataacgtcgaggaagtaggaatttcctacggaaactcgaccgagtagcacctactcgatcgagtagaggccactcgatcgagtaccctacttactcgatcgagtaaggctacaGTACCGGAAAAATCCGCGGGATTAAAACCCTTTTCTTTGTTCAATCTCCTTATTCTTTCTCATACTTCCGCAACCCTAATCTCTTTTCCTCTCAAATTCCTTGCCTCTTGCTACTTGTGGTGCTTTAATCTAGTGATATACTTGTTTCAATTTGTTCTTTTACCTCCTAATTGATTAAGGTATGAATGCTTACTTTATTTCAATGTTTTTGGTTAATTGAAATCACATAGGATAATATGAAGTGTTAAAAAATCGATTTACATGCGTTAAAACTTGCTTCTAATTGTTGTAATACGATTTAGATGCTTTCCtttgatgattattgttgttaataatgcaaaaatcaaattaaaattgaatgttatatggaccgaaattttaGGGTTTGATGAAATTGGATTGATTTTTGATTATTTATTCATATAGAAGgaagaaaattgagtaatgtatgttgtatatatcatgtatcgaattaatttttgtaattttcaccccaaaatttgtcttaaaactccgttttaaaagtgccccaaactgaaattcatCTCATATAATTGCAAATTTGGGTGGTGTATGAATACGTTTTGAAGGTTTGAGTCCTAAAAATAGTAGTGGTTGAGTTAATTTATGTTAATTATGTCAAAAGtttcacagctgtagagaccgtctgagctATAAGAATTGGAATTTAATTGTAAATTgggaattgttggtgatagtgtgtacttagatgattcttCTATGATCAAATATGTGTACTTTGTACGTTTTGGTGCATATGTGTTGGTATATTTAAATTGTATGTTGAAACaaatgccgagactaaacctagAAACCAGACAGAGTAAGAGAGGTAGGGCTTCCGAACCTGAAGTTGGGGAGGGAAGTGGACCGGTAGCTAGTACCTGCCGTACCTGAATACCCGTCCGTGGTATTCGTGATTTCAACCAAAGAAAGAATTTTGTGTCCTTACAGTCCCGTACGATGAGACCGACCCGTTGTGTGGACATGACCATTTTAGAGGATCTGGGTATTGAGACTAACGTCCgacacatctttgagaccttgggattCACCGGACTTTACCGCCTACGAAAGCATTCGTATGCCtttctgacccttgagttcatgagctcgtttaaatacgagccggtggaACAGACTGTGcagttccgcctcatgaacaccagctttgtcttgaccatgaacctatttgcctctcaccttggcttggctaagcctcccaagggagcTCTTCGTGACATACCGACTGAGTGtggggtttgccgccttatgccccgtatcaccgggaaatcaactcccactgctagtaacatattgatcaatgatgtgcaacatatCACCTTAAGGATCTTTCTACGTGATGTGTCGTGCCTCCTTTACGAGAGATCGGATATGAGCAAGTTGAACTCCCAtgagttgttgcttttgatggcgTACCTCAACCCTGAGCGGACTGagagagtgacctttagtgctCCCGCTATGGTGTGTGCCAGTCTTGCTTTGATGGCCTCCTCTGGCACTAGGTttttgagttgtggtgctattgctaCACGTTTAGCCGAGAACCTAACTTCTTTTGAGGCTTCCTCGGAGTACACCCCTCTAGCCACCCCggtacctaccatggacagagcttacatcctcgacctgaaatggttgagaaatttggaggacggtagcctagcatggagggtgtggggcatgagttggatgaagataccagctcctgagcaccttccaccgacagAGCCTTTACCCGAGGCAGTGGTggctgccgattctgatgaggaggaggatgaggatgcacGTCATGCGAGATAGACGTACTTCATCGACCCGGAGATCCTCCAAGTCATgcctgagccgaggaagggggagaacgtgagaGTTGAGGAGGATCGACCCGGGCTAGGGAGAGGGCCGCACCGAGTGagagagaggatggctgagacacaGCCACAGCTAGCAGCACCACCACAGTACCTGTTTCCTAGTTACCCTTTTCTTGATATCTCGGAGACACGTGAGAGCTACCAGgccgagagagtgtcctctaccttgacgctcTGGAACATGTATGAGATGGCGTATACTCAGGGCATTGGGACctcgggaccgcatccggtttggtggaggggagttggggactacagcggggttttccactcctacagGGTGGATATGTccacatggggagcacctcagtcaTACCCCTATGGCGGCTTGATCCCTTGGTACGTGAGACCAGATGCTGGAACCGGTGATGATGCGGGTCTCGGTGCatcaggagcaggcacctcgggtggtggtggtggagatgaggatgatgtcatggatgagcagcagcagcaggagtgatactcctttttccttttgttaTGATTGTCGGTTGTGTTGGATATTAGTTTATTTTTATTCGTACTTGTCGTATTTggtttgtattggtggccataaggccgtacttgcttTTCTAGATTTGTTTGCAGGATTTGTGGTTGGGTTACCATCCCGACTAGTGATTATGTGATCATATATATTATGTTAGGGAAAATTTTGAGTAGCTTTGGAcctgaagccactcgatcgagtgcccctcactcggtcgagtagctgcaaaTGTGACAATTTGGGAGCAATCtaatctcgggctactcgatcgagtagctaagatactcgatcgagtgcctaacccactcgatcgagtagcgctgttacatgcattttttttcgaaaattaaattgtttgaatgcttttatttttgCACATTTCGATATTTATCATGGTTATTGAAgattagtaacatgtttgggTCGACTTCTCAGTTATGGTTGGACTCGTGCTTGACTTATAAATGGCGTTTTGGGAAAAATATTAATTGGTTCTTAATGCATTCATTTTACTTCCTCAACGTCTACAAGCAAGCCTCACTTATTTATTACGGAAAAGACTTGTTACTTACTTCATGGACTTTCCATAATTACATTATACACAGGTTGTTACCCACTTGAAAAAACAATACTAGTAAGGTTTGCATGTTCTTCATGGCTGTTGATAATCATTCTCATAAAGTAGCAGATGTATATATGTTAATGTTAGTCGTGATTAGTGCGTAATGTCGATAAGGTGCAATATATGTCAGGTTAAGTGAGTAagttgt from Silene latifolia isolate original U9 population chromosome 10, ASM4854445v1, whole genome shotgun sequence encodes:
- the LOC141607296 gene encoding uncharacterized protein LOC141607296, with amino-acid sequence MGAFPFRYLGLPLFNARITQDMYQPLLDKIKARIMNWANHCLSYAGKALLVNSVIFGLHNFWGASVLLPKGIAKRIIKLCKDFFWGVAEGTRRHVFLKWQLLCSPKLEGGIGIKEVLSWNCAQMMKWVWKLFHRPHCIWAKWISTYVLKGACVWDAQQTVSNSWYWNNVLKMKNLLLEIAGSPSQALLLLDACTVQTRYSTDTMYGHIRARRQKVYWAPLIHGKGCNPKHSVTGVMVMQDGLPTVDKLISRGMCFVNRCALCERSCEDIPHLFFNCEFSKQVLNAVGSWVLMPLESFSLDSLMQAVLPTRSNVMVHTSLLATIYYLWKERNDRIFKGSKSTVETLSIVIRKVVTLRLYGSTFS